A portion of the Pleuronectes platessa chromosome 15, fPlePla1.1, whole genome shotgun sequence genome contains these proteins:
- the emsy gene encoding BRCA2-interacting transcriptional repressor EMSY isoform X3, with translation MPMIQLEKPVLTGTMPVVWPTILDLGRDECKRILRKLELEAYAGVISALRAQGDLTKEKKDLLGELTKILGISTERHRAEVRRAVNDERLTTIAYHMSGPNSSSEWSIEGRRLVPLLPRLVPQTAFTVTANAVASATANQNASLLLPAETGNKEVVVCYSYTSTTCTSTNATSTSGVMGVAVKSPRPPSPSSNVVVLPSGSTVYVKSVSCSDEDEKPRKRRRTNSSSSSPVMLKEVSKISPQVSKSITVPMGSSPKMSNIMQSIANSLPPHLSPVKITFTKPTIQTTNTTTQKVIIVTTSPSSNFVPNILSKSHAHNAAALSKLGASTMLTAPTQKQTVVFPSSNANTVAVTSVVSSSPSVVMSTVSQCSGSSAVKVASARLPSPKTLVGSPTQILAQFTKQHSPKHLQQGSPLGVAGIGQTQVTSSLPGTKPTIQIKQESGVKIITQQVQPSKILPKPSSVALSGSSSSPIMVVSSNGAIMTTKLVTQPTASQGTYTRPTVGTNIGARISAAGGGATYVKTTSGSIITVVPKSLATLGGKIISSNIVSGTTTKITTIPMTSKPNVIVVQKTTGKGATIQGLPGKNVVTTLLNAGGEKSLQAIQGTKPAIITASRPITKMIVTQPKGLSAGSQATATKIIPTKIVYGQQGKTQVLIKPKPVFQTAVVSEQTRQLVTETLQQATRAAEAGHVLASCSDGSAKDEVASFTERSSSAGEASHGSGQEMQPVVQLFSTREHEWTEQEVSVESGPTIIYQEVTGGESQSATSTIKALLELQQITVKEKGEAKLRQHTIDLSQLAVPIQLTQEKRPSAESSRPSTSEAEPSTEFLSTGKVSRVGEDHNFKPAAVSAAAAASHVSHMASESKAVLEVGDLEGDTLDPQTGLFYRSSQPAADPVKPTSSSVGAQPPPVSQAEADQSRHTSTSTKAPPPPPPPQLQSKPQMSQPSSSSSSTAFPSTPPLTKNLPKLREQTLPKPQTLTQSPKDRPLPAPAQLVAKVTTPSTPTKLLVTPQLPKLQQAPTSHHRPLHTPMSHPPPLQAHHPVSTVSSQQPIITQSATVTKITFGSSHHSSPVFSSAEATAKLVPESSSGPPGVKPSVSDILKISMMEAEIDPSTEPMVVDSSSDCGPLGKALAVQAVSGTLDSGQFISSSGAAMHHSHAKTQPFSCMPGLTAQRSKADLEVIEYSILPDSSQSNVVVEPSGFLEITNYTSQQLEEDSPMEQEVDSSNDEAAAASPPDQP, from the exons AATCTCAACTGAGCGCCATCGTGCAGAAGTCCGCCGGGCCGTCAATGATGAACGCCTCACTACAATTGCTTATCA CATGTCCGGTCCTAACAGCTCGTCTGAATGGTCCATCGAAGGACGCCGGCTCGTTCCCTTGCTGCCGAGGCTGGTCCCTCAAACAGCTTTTACTGTCACTGCTAACGCGGTAGCCAGCGCCACGGCCAATCAGAACGCCTCCCTTCTGTTGCCGgctgaaacaggaaacaaagaag TGGTCGTATGTTACTCCTACACAAGCACCACCTGCACCTCCACCAACGCTACATCCACCAGCGGCGTGATGGGAGTAGCGGTGAAGTCACCACGACCTCCCAGTCCCTCGTCCAACGTGGTGGTGCTGCCCAGTGGGAGCACGGTCTATGTGAAAA GTGTGAGTTGTTCTGATGAAGACGAGAAGCCTCGCAAGCGCCGGCGAACCAACTCGTCCAGCTCGTCGCCGGTGATGCTGAAGGAGGTTTCCAAGATCTCTCCGCAGGTTTCCAAGAGCATCACGGTGCCAATGGGCAGCAGCCCCAAGATGAGCAACATCATGCAGAGCATCGCCAACTCGCTGCCGCCTCACCTGTCCCCCGTCAAGATCACCTTCACCAAGCCGACCATCCAGACCACCAACACCACTACGCAGAAG GTGATCATCGTCACGACTTCCCCGAGCTCCAACTTTGTGCCCAACATCCTGTCCAAGTCTCACGCCCACAACGCCGCCGCCTTGTCCAAGCTGGGCGCCTCCACCATGCTGACCGCGCCCACGCAGAAACAGACGGTGGTGTTCCCCTCCAGCAACGCCAACACCGTCGCCGTGACATCAGTGGTGTCCTCCAGTCCGTCGGTGGTCATGTCAACGGTCTCACAAT GTTCTGGTTCTTCTGCAGTGAAGGTGGCGTCAGCCCGACTTCCTTCACCCAAGACACTGGTGGGCTCACCCACTCAGATCCTGGCCCAGTTCACCAAACAGCACTCCCCCAAACACCTGCAGCAGGGCTCACCTCTAGGAGTCGCCGGCATCGGTCAGACCCAGGTCACCTCCTCCTTACCTGGAACCAAGCCGACCATCCAGATCAAACAGGAGTCCG gagtgAAAATCATCACCCAGCAGGTTCAGCCCAGTAAAATCCTGCCCAAGCCTTCGTCAGTGGCTCTGTccggcagcagctcctctcccatCATGGTGGTCAGCAGCAACGGAGCCATCATGACCACCAAGCTGGTCACTCAGCCCACAG CCTCCCAGGGAACCTACACCCGACCCACTGTCGGCACCAACATCGGAGCAAGAATATCAGCTGCTGGTGGGGGGGCTACCTACGTGAAGACCACCAGCGGCAGCATCATCACCGTGGTACCCAAGTCGCTGGCCACTCTGGGCGGGAAAATCATCAGCAGCAACATCGTGTCCG GCACGACCACGAAGATCACCACCATCCCCATGACGTCCAAACCCAACGTCATCGTGGTTCAGAAGACGACGGGAAAAGGAGCCACCATCCAGGGGCTGCCGGGCAAGAACGTGGTCACCACACTTCTGAATGCTGGG GGGGAGAAGAGCCTACAGGCCATTCAAGGGACCAAGCCAGCGATCATCACCGCCTCCAGACCCATCACCAAGATGATCGTCACCCAGCCCAAAGGCCTGAGCGCTGGATCCCAGGCCACCGCCACCAAGATCATCCCGACCAAGATCGTCTACGGCCAGCAGGGCAAGACGCAG gTTCTCATCAAGCCCAAGCCCGTTTTCCAGACGGCGGTGGTGAGCGAGCAGACCCGGCAGCTGGTCACTGAGACGCTGCAGCAGGCGACCCGAGCTGCAGAAGCAGGTCATGTTCTGGCCTCCTGCTCGGACGGGTCCGCGAAGGACGAGGTCGCCAGCTTCACGGAGAGGAGCAGCTCGGCAGGCGAGGCCTCACACGGCAGCGGTCAAG AAATGCAGCCTGTAGTGCAGCTGTTCTCCACCAGGGAGCATGAGTGGACTGAGCAGGAAGTGTCGGTGGAGTCCGGCCCCACTATCATCTACCAGGAGGTGACAGGCGGGGAATCCCAGTCAGCGACTTCCACCATCAAAGCTCTGCTGGAGCTGCAACAAATTACTG tgAAGGAGAAGGGCGAGGCCAAACTGCGGCAGCACACTATCGACCTGAGCCAGCTGGCCGTGCCCATCCAGCTGACCCAGGAGAAGAGGCCGAGCGCCGAGTCGTCCAGACCCTCCACCTCAGAGGCCGAGCCCAGCACCGAGTTCCTCTCCACAG gtaaAGTCAGCAGAGTTGGCGAGGATCACAACTTCAAACCAGCCGCCGTCtccgcagcagctgcagcttcacacgTCAGCCACATG GCGTCTGAGAGTAAAGCTGTGTTGGAGGTGGGGGATCTGGAGGGTGACACCTTGGACCCTCAGACCGGCTTGTTCTACCGCTCCTCTCAACCAGCAGCAGATCCCGTGAAGCCGACTTCCAGCTCAGTAGGTGCTCAGCCGCCGCCTGTGAGCCAGGCAGAGGCTGATCAGAGCCGgcacacctccacctccaccaaggcaCCGCCGCCACCACCGCCACCTCAGCTGCAGAGCAAACCTCAGATGAgccagccctcctcctcctcctcctccactgccttcccctccaccccccctctGACCAAGAATCTCCCCAAGCTACGAGAGCAGACTCTGCCCAAACCCCAGACCCTAACCCAGAGCCCTAAGGACCGGCCGCTGCCTGCACCCGCCCAGTTAGTAGCCAAGGTCACGACCCCGAGCACGCCGACCAAGCTCCTGGTGACACCGCAGCTCCCCAAGCTCCAGCAAGCGCCCACGTCCCACCACAGACCCCTGCACACGCCCATGTCCCACCCTCCTCCACTGCAGGCCCACCACCCTGTCAGCACGGTGTCCAGTCAG CAGCCGATCATCACACAGAGCGCCACCGTCACCAAGATCACCTTCGGCAGCTCCCACCACTCATCGCCGGTCTTCAGCAGTGCAGAGGCCACCGCCAAACTGGTCCCCGAGTCCAGCTCCGGGCCCCCGGGAGTCAAGCCCTCGGTGTCCGACATCCTGAAGATCTCGATGATGGAGGCGGAGATCGACCCGAGCACGGAGCCCATGGTGGTGGATTCCTCCAGCGACTGCGGCCCTCTGGGTAAAGCCCTGGCGGTGCAGGCTGTGTCCGGCACGCTGGACTCGGGCCAGTTCATCAGCAGCTCGGGCGCCGCCATGCATCACTCCCACGCCAAGACGCAGCCGTTCAGCTGCATGCCGGGCCTCACGGCACAGAGGAGCAAGGCCGACCTGGAGGTAATCGAG TACTCCATCCTGCCGGACTCCAGCCAGTCCAACGTGGTGGTGGAGCCCAGTGGCTTCCTGGAGATCACCAACTACACCagccagcagctggaggaggacagcCCCATGGAGCAGGAGGTGGACAGCAGCAACGACGAGGCCGCGGCCGCCAGCCCCCCCGACCAGCCCTAG
- the emsy gene encoding BRCA2-interacting transcriptional repressor EMSY isoform X2, with the protein MPMIQLEKPVLTGTMPVVWPTILDLGRDECKRILRKLELEAYAGVISALRAQGDLTKEKKDLLGELTKILGISTERHRAEVRRAVNDERLTTIAYHMSGPNSSSEWSIEGRRLVPLLPRLVPQTAFTVTANAVASATANQNASLLLPAETGNKEVVVCYSYTSTTCTSTNATSTSGVMGVAVKSPRPPSPSSNVVVLPSGSTVYVKSVSCSDEDEKPRKRRRTNSSSSSPVMLKEVSKISPQVSKSITVPMGSSPKMSNIMQSIANSLPPHLSPVKITFTKPTIQTTNTTTQKVIIVTTSPSSNFVPNILSKSHAHNAAALSKLGASTMLTAPTQKQTVVFPSSNANTVAVTSVVSSSPSVVMSTVSQLKVASARLPSPKTLVGSPTQILAQFTKQHSPKHLQQGSPLGVAGIGQTQVTSSLPGTKPTIQIKQESGVKIITQQVQPSKILPKPSSVALSGSSSSPIMVVSSNGAIMTTKLVTQPTASQGTYTRPTVGTNIGARISAAGGGATYVKTTSGSIITVVPKSLATLGGKIISSNIVSGTTTKITTIPMTSKPNVIVVQKTTGKGATIQGLPGKNVVTTLLNAGRHTCVSALMQGEKSLQAIQGTKPAIITASRPITKMIVTQPKGLSAGSQATATKIIPTKIVYGQQGKTQVLIKPKPVFQTAVVSEQTRQLVTETLQQATRAAEAGHVLASCSDGSAKDEVASFTERSSSAGEASHGSGQEMQPVVQLFSTREHEWTEQEVSVESGPTIIYQEVTGGESQSATSTIKALLELQQITVKEKGEAKLRQHTIDLSQLAVPIQLTQEKRPSAESSRPSTSEAEPSTEFLSTGKVSRVGEDHNFKPAAVSAAAAASHVSHMASESKAVLEVGDLEGDTLDPQTGLFYRSSQPAADPVKPTSSSVGAQPPPVSQAEADQSRHTSTSTKAPPPPPPPQLQSKPQMSQPSSSSSSTAFPSTPPLTKNLPKLREQTLPKPQTLTQSPKDRPLPAPAQLVAKVTTPSTPTKLLVTPQLPKLQQAPTSHHRPLHTPMSHPPPLQAHHPVSTVSSQQPIITQSATVTKITFGSSHHSSPVFSSAEATAKLVPESSSGPPGVKPSVSDILKISMMEAEIDPSTEPMVVDSSSDCGPLGKALAVQAVSGTLDSGQFISSSGAAMHHSHAKTQPFSCMPGLTAQRSKADLEVIEYSILPDSSQSNVVVEPSGFLEITNYTSQQLEEDSPMEQEVDSSNDEAAAASPPDQP; encoded by the exons AATCTCAACTGAGCGCCATCGTGCAGAAGTCCGCCGGGCCGTCAATGATGAACGCCTCACTACAATTGCTTATCA CATGTCCGGTCCTAACAGCTCGTCTGAATGGTCCATCGAAGGACGCCGGCTCGTTCCCTTGCTGCCGAGGCTGGTCCCTCAAACAGCTTTTACTGTCACTGCTAACGCGGTAGCCAGCGCCACGGCCAATCAGAACGCCTCCCTTCTGTTGCCGgctgaaacaggaaacaaagaag TGGTCGTATGTTACTCCTACACAAGCACCACCTGCACCTCCACCAACGCTACATCCACCAGCGGCGTGATGGGAGTAGCGGTGAAGTCACCACGACCTCCCAGTCCCTCGTCCAACGTGGTGGTGCTGCCCAGTGGGAGCACGGTCTATGTGAAAA GTGTGAGTTGTTCTGATGAAGACGAGAAGCCTCGCAAGCGCCGGCGAACCAACTCGTCCAGCTCGTCGCCGGTGATGCTGAAGGAGGTTTCCAAGATCTCTCCGCAGGTTTCCAAGAGCATCACGGTGCCAATGGGCAGCAGCCCCAAGATGAGCAACATCATGCAGAGCATCGCCAACTCGCTGCCGCCTCACCTGTCCCCCGTCAAGATCACCTTCACCAAGCCGACCATCCAGACCACCAACACCACTACGCAGAAG GTGATCATCGTCACGACTTCCCCGAGCTCCAACTTTGTGCCCAACATCCTGTCCAAGTCTCACGCCCACAACGCCGCCGCCTTGTCCAAGCTGGGCGCCTCCACCATGCTGACCGCGCCCACGCAGAAACAGACGGTGGTGTTCCCCTCCAGCAACGCCAACACCGTCGCCGTGACATCAGTGGTGTCCTCCAGTCCGTCGGTGGTCATGTCAACGGTCTCACAAT TGAAGGTGGCGTCAGCCCGACTTCCTTCACCCAAGACACTGGTGGGCTCACCCACTCAGATCCTGGCCCAGTTCACCAAACAGCACTCCCCCAAACACCTGCAGCAGGGCTCACCTCTAGGAGTCGCCGGCATCGGTCAGACCCAGGTCACCTCCTCCTTACCTGGAACCAAGCCGACCATCCAGATCAAACAGGAGTCCG gagtgAAAATCATCACCCAGCAGGTTCAGCCCAGTAAAATCCTGCCCAAGCCTTCGTCAGTGGCTCTGTccggcagcagctcctctcccatCATGGTGGTCAGCAGCAACGGAGCCATCATGACCACCAAGCTGGTCACTCAGCCCACAG CCTCCCAGGGAACCTACACCCGACCCACTGTCGGCACCAACATCGGAGCAAGAATATCAGCTGCTGGTGGGGGGGCTACCTACGTGAAGACCACCAGCGGCAGCATCATCACCGTGGTACCCAAGTCGCTGGCCACTCTGGGCGGGAAAATCATCAGCAGCAACATCGTGTCCG GCACGACCACGAAGATCACCACCATCCCCATGACGTCCAAACCCAACGTCATCGTGGTTCAGAAGACGACGGGAAAAGGAGCCACCATCCAGGGGCTGCCGGGCAAGAACGTGGTCACCACACTTCTGAATGCTGGG AGACATACGTGTGTTTCTGCTTTGATGCAGGGGGAGAAGAGCCTACAGGCCATTCAAGGGACCAAGCCAGCGATCATCACCGCCTCCAGACCCATCACCAAGATGATCGTCACCCAGCCCAAAGGCCTGAGCGCTGGATCCCAGGCCACCGCCACCAAGATCATCCCGACCAAGATCGTCTACGGCCAGCAGGGCAAGACGCAG gTTCTCATCAAGCCCAAGCCCGTTTTCCAGACGGCGGTGGTGAGCGAGCAGACCCGGCAGCTGGTCACTGAGACGCTGCAGCAGGCGACCCGAGCTGCAGAAGCAGGTCATGTTCTGGCCTCCTGCTCGGACGGGTCCGCGAAGGACGAGGTCGCCAGCTTCACGGAGAGGAGCAGCTCGGCAGGCGAGGCCTCACACGGCAGCGGTCAAG AAATGCAGCCTGTAGTGCAGCTGTTCTCCACCAGGGAGCATGAGTGGACTGAGCAGGAAGTGTCGGTGGAGTCCGGCCCCACTATCATCTACCAGGAGGTGACAGGCGGGGAATCCCAGTCAGCGACTTCCACCATCAAAGCTCTGCTGGAGCTGCAACAAATTACTG tgAAGGAGAAGGGCGAGGCCAAACTGCGGCAGCACACTATCGACCTGAGCCAGCTGGCCGTGCCCATCCAGCTGACCCAGGAGAAGAGGCCGAGCGCCGAGTCGTCCAGACCCTCCACCTCAGAGGCCGAGCCCAGCACCGAGTTCCTCTCCACAG gtaaAGTCAGCAGAGTTGGCGAGGATCACAACTTCAAACCAGCCGCCGTCtccgcagcagctgcagcttcacacgTCAGCCACATG GCGTCTGAGAGTAAAGCTGTGTTGGAGGTGGGGGATCTGGAGGGTGACACCTTGGACCCTCAGACCGGCTTGTTCTACCGCTCCTCTCAACCAGCAGCAGATCCCGTGAAGCCGACTTCCAGCTCAGTAGGTGCTCAGCCGCCGCCTGTGAGCCAGGCAGAGGCTGATCAGAGCCGgcacacctccacctccaccaaggcaCCGCCGCCACCACCGCCACCTCAGCTGCAGAGCAAACCTCAGATGAgccagccctcctcctcctcctcctccactgccttcccctccaccccccctctGACCAAGAATCTCCCCAAGCTACGAGAGCAGACTCTGCCCAAACCCCAGACCCTAACCCAGAGCCCTAAGGACCGGCCGCTGCCTGCACCCGCCCAGTTAGTAGCCAAGGTCACGACCCCGAGCACGCCGACCAAGCTCCTGGTGACACCGCAGCTCCCCAAGCTCCAGCAAGCGCCCACGTCCCACCACAGACCCCTGCACACGCCCATGTCCCACCCTCCTCCACTGCAGGCCCACCACCCTGTCAGCACGGTGTCCAGTCAG CAGCCGATCATCACACAGAGCGCCACCGTCACCAAGATCACCTTCGGCAGCTCCCACCACTCATCGCCGGTCTTCAGCAGTGCAGAGGCCACCGCCAAACTGGTCCCCGAGTCCAGCTCCGGGCCCCCGGGAGTCAAGCCCTCGGTGTCCGACATCCTGAAGATCTCGATGATGGAGGCGGAGATCGACCCGAGCACGGAGCCCATGGTGGTGGATTCCTCCAGCGACTGCGGCCCTCTGGGTAAAGCCCTGGCGGTGCAGGCTGTGTCCGGCACGCTGGACTCGGGCCAGTTCATCAGCAGCTCGGGCGCCGCCATGCATCACTCCCACGCCAAGACGCAGCCGTTCAGCTGCATGCCGGGCCTCACGGCACAGAGGAGCAAGGCCGACCTGGAGGTAATCGAG TACTCCATCCTGCCGGACTCCAGCCAGTCCAACGTGGTGGTGGAGCCCAGTGGCTTCCTGGAGATCACCAACTACACCagccagcagctggaggaggacagcCCCATGGAGCAGGAGGTGGACAGCAGCAACGACGAGGCCGCGGCCGCCAGCCCCCCCGACCAGCCCTAG
- the emsy gene encoding BRCA2-interacting transcriptional repressor EMSY isoform X1 yields the protein MPMIQLEKPVLTGTMPVVWPTILDLGRDECKRILRKLELEAYAGVISALRAQGDLTKEKKDLLGELTKILGISTERHRAEVRRAVNDERLTTIAYHMSGPNSSSEWSIEGRRLVPLLPRLVPQTAFTVTANAVASATANQNASLLLPAETGNKEVVVCYSYTSTTCTSTNATSTSGVMGVAVKSPRPPSPSSNVVVLPSGSTVYVKSVSCSDEDEKPRKRRRTNSSSSSPVMLKEVSKISPQVSKSITVPMGSSPKMSNIMQSIANSLPPHLSPVKITFTKPTIQTTNTTTQKVIIVTTSPSSNFVPNILSKSHAHNAAALSKLGASTMLTAPTQKQTVVFPSSNANTVAVTSVVSSSPSVVMSTVSQCSGSSAVKVASARLPSPKTLVGSPTQILAQFTKQHSPKHLQQGSPLGVAGIGQTQVTSSLPGTKPTIQIKQESGVKIITQQVQPSKILPKPSSVALSGSSSSPIMVVSSNGAIMTTKLVTQPTASQGTYTRPTVGTNIGARISAAGGGATYVKTTSGSIITVVPKSLATLGGKIISSNIVSGTTTKITTIPMTSKPNVIVVQKTTGKGATIQGLPGKNVVTTLLNAGRHTCVSALMQGEKSLQAIQGTKPAIITASRPITKMIVTQPKGLSAGSQATATKIIPTKIVYGQQGKTQVLIKPKPVFQTAVVSEQTRQLVTETLQQATRAAEAGHVLASCSDGSAKDEVASFTERSSSAGEASHGSGQEMQPVVQLFSTREHEWTEQEVSVESGPTIIYQEVTGGESQSATSTIKALLELQQITVKEKGEAKLRQHTIDLSQLAVPIQLTQEKRPSAESSRPSTSEAEPSTEFLSTGKVSRVGEDHNFKPAAVSAAAAASHVSHMASESKAVLEVGDLEGDTLDPQTGLFYRSSQPAADPVKPTSSSVGAQPPPVSQAEADQSRHTSTSTKAPPPPPPPQLQSKPQMSQPSSSSSSTAFPSTPPLTKNLPKLREQTLPKPQTLTQSPKDRPLPAPAQLVAKVTTPSTPTKLLVTPQLPKLQQAPTSHHRPLHTPMSHPPPLQAHHPVSTVSSQQPIITQSATVTKITFGSSHHSSPVFSSAEATAKLVPESSSGPPGVKPSVSDILKISMMEAEIDPSTEPMVVDSSSDCGPLGKALAVQAVSGTLDSGQFISSSGAAMHHSHAKTQPFSCMPGLTAQRSKADLEVIEYSILPDSSQSNVVVEPSGFLEITNYTSQQLEEDSPMEQEVDSSNDEAAAASPPDQP from the exons AATCTCAACTGAGCGCCATCGTGCAGAAGTCCGCCGGGCCGTCAATGATGAACGCCTCACTACAATTGCTTATCA CATGTCCGGTCCTAACAGCTCGTCTGAATGGTCCATCGAAGGACGCCGGCTCGTTCCCTTGCTGCCGAGGCTGGTCCCTCAAACAGCTTTTACTGTCACTGCTAACGCGGTAGCCAGCGCCACGGCCAATCAGAACGCCTCCCTTCTGTTGCCGgctgaaacaggaaacaaagaag TGGTCGTATGTTACTCCTACACAAGCACCACCTGCACCTCCACCAACGCTACATCCACCAGCGGCGTGATGGGAGTAGCGGTGAAGTCACCACGACCTCCCAGTCCCTCGTCCAACGTGGTGGTGCTGCCCAGTGGGAGCACGGTCTATGTGAAAA GTGTGAGTTGTTCTGATGAAGACGAGAAGCCTCGCAAGCGCCGGCGAACCAACTCGTCCAGCTCGTCGCCGGTGATGCTGAAGGAGGTTTCCAAGATCTCTCCGCAGGTTTCCAAGAGCATCACGGTGCCAATGGGCAGCAGCCCCAAGATGAGCAACATCATGCAGAGCATCGCCAACTCGCTGCCGCCTCACCTGTCCCCCGTCAAGATCACCTTCACCAAGCCGACCATCCAGACCACCAACACCACTACGCAGAAG GTGATCATCGTCACGACTTCCCCGAGCTCCAACTTTGTGCCCAACATCCTGTCCAAGTCTCACGCCCACAACGCCGCCGCCTTGTCCAAGCTGGGCGCCTCCACCATGCTGACCGCGCCCACGCAGAAACAGACGGTGGTGTTCCCCTCCAGCAACGCCAACACCGTCGCCGTGACATCAGTGGTGTCCTCCAGTCCGTCGGTGGTCATGTCAACGGTCTCACAAT GTTCTGGTTCTTCTGCAGTGAAGGTGGCGTCAGCCCGACTTCCTTCACCCAAGACACTGGTGGGCTCACCCACTCAGATCCTGGCCCAGTTCACCAAACAGCACTCCCCCAAACACCTGCAGCAGGGCTCACCTCTAGGAGTCGCCGGCATCGGTCAGACCCAGGTCACCTCCTCCTTACCTGGAACCAAGCCGACCATCCAGATCAAACAGGAGTCCG gagtgAAAATCATCACCCAGCAGGTTCAGCCCAGTAAAATCCTGCCCAAGCCTTCGTCAGTGGCTCTGTccggcagcagctcctctcccatCATGGTGGTCAGCAGCAACGGAGCCATCATGACCACCAAGCTGGTCACTCAGCCCACAG CCTCCCAGGGAACCTACACCCGACCCACTGTCGGCACCAACATCGGAGCAAGAATATCAGCTGCTGGTGGGGGGGCTACCTACGTGAAGACCACCAGCGGCAGCATCATCACCGTGGTACCCAAGTCGCTGGCCACTCTGGGCGGGAAAATCATCAGCAGCAACATCGTGTCCG GCACGACCACGAAGATCACCACCATCCCCATGACGTCCAAACCCAACGTCATCGTGGTTCAGAAGACGACGGGAAAAGGAGCCACCATCCAGGGGCTGCCGGGCAAGAACGTGGTCACCACACTTCTGAATGCTGGG AGACATACGTGTGTTTCTGCTTTGATGCAGGGGGAGAAGAGCCTACAGGCCATTCAAGGGACCAAGCCAGCGATCATCACCGCCTCCAGACCCATCACCAAGATGATCGTCACCCAGCCCAAAGGCCTGAGCGCTGGATCCCAGGCCACCGCCACCAAGATCATCCCGACCAAGATCGTCTACGGCCAGCAGGGCAAGACGCAG gTTCTCATCAAGCCCAAGCCCGTTTTCCAGACGGCGGTGGTGAGCGAGCAGACCCGGCAGCTGGTCACTGAGACGCTGCAGCAGGCGACCCGAGCTGCAGAAGCAGGTCATGTTCTGGCCTCCTGCTCGGACGGGTCCGCGAAGGACGAGGTCGCCAGCTTCACGGAGAGGAGCAGCTCGGCAGGCGAGGCCTCACACGGCAGCGGTCAAG AAATGCAGCCTGTAGTGCAGCTGTTCTCCACCAGGGAGCATGAGTGGACTGAGCAGGAAGTGTCGGTGGAGTCCGGCCCCACTATCATCTACCAGGAGGTGACAGGCGGGGAATCCCAGTCAGCGACTTCCACCATCAAAGCTCTGCTGGAGCTGCAACAAATTACTG tgAAGGAGAAGGGCGAGGCCAAACTGCGGCAGCACACTATCGACCTGAGCCAGCTGGCCGTGCCCATCCAGCTGACCCAGGAGAAGAGGCCGAGCGCCGAGTCGTCCAGACCCTCCACCTCAGAGGCCGAGCCCAGCACCGAGTTCCTCTCCACAG gtaaAGTCAGCAGAGTTGGCGAGGATCACAACTTCAAACCAGCCGCCGTCtccgcagcagctgcagcttcacacgTCAGCCACATG GCGTCTGAGAGTAAAGCTGTGTTGGAGGTGGGGGATCTGGAGGGTGACACCTTGGACCCTCAGACCGGCTTGTTCTACCGCTCCTCTCAACCAGCAGCAGATCCCGTGAAGCCGACTTCCAGCTCAGTAGGTGCTCAGCCGCCGCCTGTGAGCCAGGCAGAGGCTGATCAGAGCCGgcacacctccacctccaccaaggcaCCGCCGCCACCACCGCCACCTCAGCTGCAGAGCAAACCTCAGATGAgccagccctcctcctcctcctcctccactgccttcccctccaccccccctctGACCAAGAATCTCCCCAAGCTACGAGAGCAGACTCTGCCCAAACCCCAGACCCTAACCCAGAGCCCTAAGGACCGGCCGCTGCCTGCACCCGCCCAGTTAGTAGCCAAGGTCACGACCCCGAGCACGCCGACCAAGCTCCTGGTGACACCGCAGCTCCCCAAGCTCCAGCAAGCGCCCACGTCCCACCACAGACCCCTGCACACGCCCATGTCCCACCCTCCTCCACTGCAGGCCCACCACCCTGTCAGCACGGTGTCCAGTCAG CAGCCGATCATCACACAGAGCGCCACCGTCACCAAGATCACCTTCGGCAGCTCCCACCACTCATCGCCGGTCTTCAGCAGTGCAGAGGCCACCGCCAAACTGGTCCCCGAGTCCAGCTCCGGGCCCCCGGGAGTCAAGCCCTCGGTGTCCGACATCCTGAAGATCTCGATGATGGAGGCGGAGATCGACCCGAGCACGGAGCCCATGGTGGTGGATTCCTCCAGCGACTGCGGCCCTCTGGGTAAAGCCCTGGCGGTGCAGGCTGTGTCCGGCACGCTGGACTCGGGCCAGTTCATCAGCAGCTCGGGCGCCGCCATGCATCACTCCCACGCCAAGACGCAGCCGTTCAGCTGCATGCCGGGCCTCACGGCACAGAGGAGCAAGGCCGACCTGGAGGTAATCGAG TACTCCATCCTGCCGGACTCCAGCCAGTCCAACGTGGTGGTGGAGCCCAGTGGCTTCCTGGAGATCACCAACTACACCagccagcagctggaggaggacagcCCCATGGAGCAGGAGGTGGACAGCAGCAACGACGAGGCCGCGGCCGCCAGCCCCCCCGACCAGCCCTAG